The Salvelinus fontinalis isolate EN_2023a chromosome 32, ASM2944872v1, whole genome shotgun sequence nucleotide sequence caccgcatcgattatatgcaacgcaggacacgctagataaactagtaatatcatcaaccatgtgtagttaactagtgattatgattgattgattgttttttataagttaagtttaatgctagctagcaacttaccttggcttcttactgcattcgcgtaacaggcaggctcctcgtggagtgcaatgtaaggcaggtggttagagcgttggactagttaaccgtaaggttgcaagattgaatccccaagctgacaaggtaaaaatctgcccctgaacaaggcagttaacccaccgttcctaggccgtcattgaaaataagaatgtgttcttaactgacttgcctagttaaataaaggtgtaaaaaaatatatataaaaatcgatgtccaaaaataccgatttccgattgttatgaaaacttgaaattaattaatcggccattccgattaatgttgtcaataccttgactttgttgtccttagccATTTTTCCAcgtctttggaagtatgcttggggtcattgtccatttggaagacccatttgcgaccaagctttaacttcctgactgatgtcttgagatgttgctacaatatatccacataattttccttcctcgtgataccatctattttgtgaagtgcaccagtccctcctgcagcaaaacacccccacaacatgatgctgtcacccccgtgcttcacggttgtgatggtgttcttcggcttgcaagtctccccctttttcctccaaacataacgatggtcattgtggccaaacagttctatttttgtttcatcagaccagaggacatttctccaaaaaggacgatctttgtccccatatgtagttgcaaaccgtattctggcttttttatggcggttttggagcagtggcttcttccttgctgagtgaccttttaaggttatgttgatataggactcgtttttctgtggatatagatacttttgtacctgtttcctctagcatcttcgcaaggtcctttgctgttgttctgggattgatttggacTTTCCgctccaaagtacgttcatctctaggagactgaacgcgtctccttcctgagcgttatgacggatgcgtggtcccatggtgtttatacttgcgtactattgtttgtaaagatgaacgtggtaccttcagatgactcaaattatgtcaattagcctctcagaagcttctaaagtcatgacatcatgttctagaattttccaagcacagtcaacttagtgtaaacttctgacccactggaattgtgatacagtgaattataagtgaaataacctgtctgtaaacagaaaaattacttgtgtcagccacaaagtagatgtcctaaccgacttgccaaaacaatagttttttaacaagaaatttgtagagtggttgaaatactccaacctatgtgtatgtaaacttccgacttcaactgtattttataccatctattgcaccttgcctatgccgctcgtcCATcggtcatccatatatttatatgtacatattctcattcacccctttagatttgtgtgtattaggtagttgttggagaatttttagattacttgttagattttactgcactgtcggaactagatgcacaagcatttcacaacactcgctttaacatctgctaaccatgtgtatgtgaccaataaaatttgatttgatgtgacaCTATTGAGTTGACTGAGGTTATACGGTACAGAGCCCTCTGACACTATTGAGTTGACTGAGGTTATACGGTACAGAGCCCTCTGACACTATTGAGTTGACTGAGGTTATACGGTACAGAGCCCTCTGACACTATTGAGTTGACTGAGGTTATACGGTACAGAGCCCTCTGACACTATTGAGTTGACTGAGGTTATACAGTAGAGAGCCCTCTGACACTAATGAGTTGACTGAGGTTATACGGTATAGAGCCCTCTGACACTATTGAGTTGACTGAGGTTATACGGTACAGAGCCCTCTGACGCTATTGAGTTGACTGAGGTTATACGGTACAGAGCCCTCtgacactgtcacgccctggccttagtattctttgttttctttattattttagttaggtcagggtgtgacatgggtatttatgtgggttttgtagtgtccagggtgattgtaaggtttagggggtttatttagagtagttgggtttatgtttagtatagttgtctagctgtgtctatgttgtgtgtagttgtctaggaaagtctatggttgcctgaatgggttcccaattagagacagctggtttctgttgtctctgattgggagccatatttaaggtagccataggctttagtttgtggtGGGGAattatgttgaacgtttgtagcctgtgtgtgtgcactacgtttatagcttcacggtcgtttattgttttgttagtttgtaagtgttttgtttcgttttgccttcttctcaAATAAAataagatggcttattttccacatgctgcgttttggtccgtctcactcccacacaaTCGTGACAGACACTATTGAGTTGACTGAGGTTATACGGTATAGAGCCCTCTGACACTATTGAGTTGACTGAGACTGAGATAGGCTACTACTCAGGGTTTGAGGCTGATCATATACAGAGGTCACAGAAAGAGCATAGACAGGGGATTTACGCCCGAACGATTCACAGTCACCCACACACGCATTTACAAACACCGTGGAGATGTTATGGGAACAACCAGGGATGAAAAAGGGCCCCAAAAAATATATTCTGTCCAATAATCTGTCCTCTGATGGAATGATCTCTCCATTCCTGTGTAATCTAATCTAATCTGCAGGGAAAACAGGCCCGTCAGGATCTGACGGTACTCCAAGTCCTAAAGGATTTTGTGTCAATTCTTTGTTTTGTCCTGAGATAATCTGTAGTGACAGAAGCAGTGTTTTTACATAGGTTGATGGCTGTACGGATGCATTCACTGTCTGGTCTCTGGTGTCACTGTAGGGGGAACCTGGCATCAACGGAAGGCCTGGGATGGAGGGTATCGAGGTACTGGAGCATGCATGACTAAACCAATCTACACAGGTAGATTGTTTACTTATAGCTGATGTAAAGATTTTTATTGAGCTCTCTCCCGTTGTTTTAGGGTCGGCCCGGCACTAGAGGGGATAAGGTGAGATACCAGTACTACTTGGTGATCTTAAATTCATTACAGTACATGTGCAAAAAATACTGACCCATGATTGGTTGGATTCTGAATCATAGAGAAACAGCTGGTCAAGGTCCCAATGCTACCCTGACAACAAACAGTAGTGATTGTTCTACACTACATGCTAGCTAGATAATATCAGTCTGAACCAGTGCCCATGATCCTCTGGCACGCCACTGTTTAAAAAGGCTCAGCGCAGTCAAAATGCAGTTTTTCTCAGCTTTTTCCTGTTTTCCAGGGGAAGAAAGACAAGTGCGGTGCCCCCGGGTTGAAGGGAGATCAAGTAGGTTTTTTATGAATTACTCTCCCCACTCTCCCCATGCCGCTGCTCTGTTCATTGTGAATGGCTCTCCCCACAGCTAACTGCTGCTCAGTGCATTCTTTTGGCTTTCTGACTGTAGATGAATTACATTGTGATGTGAAGAAATAGCTATACGCTATAAGCTTGTAACTGTGAGGGAGAGTTGCACATATCCTCAATAGGctgttttgtcccctttcccctcCTGACTGTGACCTGTTCCCACAGGGGCCAGACGGACGTCCAGGCCCTCGGGGACCCAGAGGAGAGCAGGTGActcagtataatacaatacaacttttATGGCCATAAATCCCACTCCCCACACAACACTGCCCATTCATACctgtgtgtgaatgagtgaggGGTCAAATTGAACGATTCCTGTGTCTACACCCCCACATCTGACCCTCCACTGGAACCATCAGTATCTCATGGACATGCACACTGAGTATGAAGCTCTTCTCCCAGTCTGCACTTGTGGAATGTGAGTCCTGGCTCACAGTCCTAATGGAGTCCTTATCCCAGTCCTAATGGAGCCTATCTAAAGCTGTCACTCCAAGCCTGCAGTGCACTGTCTTTATCTCCCACCAGACTATTGTCCAGCAGGATTAGTGTTTCGCACatgttatcccccccccccccctaattccTCCTTAAATGCTTTTCACGCCCCTCCAGTGTTGCCATGACGACAGCAGTCCATTGTCTGAATATGGTTGGTGGTTTTTAGATTTGAGTTTTAGCCCTGGTCCAGTCCGTGTTCCCATGGGGAGTGGAAACATCATTTGATTGACCACACCCTGACCCTCCAAAATATACATGACCTGTTTGCCGTACCATAGAATTGACCAGAGAATGTGACACTAAAGCTTACTTTGTTCTTACTCACACGCATTTCCAGGAGAGAGACATTTTTAAGACTAAATAAACTTAGAGGGTTAAAtgacgaccgaggtcagcctgcagggatctaacccgggtctgtagtgacgcctatagcattgcgatgcagtaccttagaccgctgcgccacttgggaggccctgACTGATTGGTTTTCTTTCTTTTGTATTATAAAATATTTGTGAAAACCTCAAGGCCCTGTGATTATAGCCACTGCAGAGGATTTATATTCACGCATTGGCCGAGGTGTTTGTCTTCTCTTTTTCAGGGTCTTTTTTaatgaatacatttttatttaactaggcaagtcagttaagaaaaaaatattatttgcAATGACTGtctaacccggccaaaccctaacgactttaggccaattgtgcgccgccctatgggactcccaatcacggccgattgtgatgcagcctggaatcgaaccagggtctgtagtgacacctctagcactgagatgcagtgccttagaccgctgcaccacttagTGGAGGTCCTGGGGACCAGGGCCCTGAAGAACCTGTAGGAACCAAAGTAAGGATGATGCTAAACTTCCTATACCCCCAGAAATGTTCTAGATAAAGATACAGCTAAAATGTACAGAGAAAGTTGGGGAAAGGTGAATGATGCCCCTCTTTCCCAGGGTGACCTAGTGGAGTGATGGGACCTCCAGGGGATACTGGCGTTGGGTTTCCTACACCTAAGGCCAGTTTAAATCTGTTGTTAGGGGTGACTTCTACCTCTTTTCTATCATACGATCTCTAGTGATCTCTAGTAATCTctcagactctaaccctaacttatCCTGTGTCAGAACACCTAGGGTGATAAAGGAAACCAGGGAAGACCTGGACCCACCAGTCCCATGGGTATGAGTGAACCAGGACTGCCGGTAGGTTCACAGCGTTCCTTAGATTTTATGACAAGATATCTTTTTTACGGCAACGCTTGACAGCCCTCTTGTAGAATTACCCTGCAGTGTGTCAGGATGTCCACTAGGCGGGGACATATTGTAAATAATTGAGCTTTGCTGATGGATAGAAATTATTTTTATCTTCTTTAGTATGTCTACTAGGGTCTGATTGGTCCTCCAGGGCTTCAGGGAACGCAAGGGTTCCCAGGAGAGGGTCTACCAGGGCCTAAGGTGAGACACCATCACTAGCTGTTCAACCCACTGATTAGTCTAGCTtggatatgtactgtatgtgtacgcTATGCTGTATGTGAGATATGACATGTACTGGAGTACTCTCATACTCATACAGTGAAGTATGTACCTAGATAATGGCTCAGTGTCTTATGTGTTTCAGGATGACATGGGTTCAAGGTTCAAAGGTGACACGGTatgttgaccctaaccctgaccttaacctaaACCACCTCAAGATGGGAGGTATTGAAGTGCTGTGTGTCTATGGTGATGATGGTCATGAAAACATGGCGTACAGTAAGGCAGGGGTTCTCAAAGTGGGGTAATGAAGGGGGTCCGGCGACAGAATTGTCTCTCTGCCCCAAGTCTAAAtttgtagaatagcaggaaatgtgctttaaaagGTGAAAATTGTCTCTCTGATGCCAAGAGGGGGGCCTTTTAAATGTTCATTCCCGGGGCCGAGACTTGATAAGTCCGGCCATGCACTGCAGAAGTCATAGTAAAACCTCTTGTATGCCATTTTTATCACACTGTAGTAGGAGTTGTGTTCTGATATTATGACAGGGTCCTTCATGAGGTTGCTATCATAAATGGGGTCCcgatgcaacaaaaaaaaaatgtgggaACTCCTGCACTAAGGGATTACCTCTTATCCCCTGATCCTCTAACTTCTTACCTCCAGGGAAACACAGGAGCCCCAGGGTTGCCAGGATTGATGGGTTTTcctgaccgcggcagctttccaatctttggggttttcagacgatatgaaagagaggttgaacaggctagtaataggggttgcaacaattgcggcagataattttagaaagagagggtccaggtcctctaatcagggactgattcagTTGTCTTCTCCACAGGGTGACCAGGGCTTCCCAGGGCAGCACggaccacagggagagagaggagttgtgGAGCCAGGGACAAAGGTGAGTGTGTGGCAAAGGTCTCCAATGCAGCATACAATATACAGCTGAGATGAGCAGATGTTGAATGTGGAGGTGTGTGTCTGATCTGTGGTCATCTCCAGGGTGAACCAGGACCTGACGGATCCTCTGGTATACTTGGGGAAGATGGAGCGGTCGAACCTAAGGTAAGCATGGTGTCAAAGTTAATTTAGAGGTCAAAGTTCATTAGGCCCCATTGTACATCTACTATAGAGTATAAAGAGCACAGACATTTGAAATAGTTATTACATAACTTGTTAACTTGTTTATTGTCTGCATTTTCTTTGTGTCTTGAAACAGGGTGAGATTGGTTTGCAAGGACTGCGAGGGACAGAGGGTGCGTGGGAAAGGAATTCCTGGAGAAAGGTAGAGTTCTATTTTTTGAAGGTTTGGGGATCTAGAATGTTTACCCAGACAACCACCCACAGTCCTATAGAAACCTTTGGTAGTTCTGGCCTACCTGCATACACCTACGTTATACACAGCATTGTCTGCTTCCAGTATAAGAGTCATACTGATTAACTCAAGGATATCCTGAATAGTCAACCTTTGAAGTACAGGATGGACAAATATTGTGCTGGGCCTTACACAACTTAAATGAGTGAGTTTACCAGTCACCCTCTCCTAGGTGACAAAATATTGAACATGCCTTATACGTCAGGCTCGCTGAATAAACATTTCCTGAACACAAAGTCAATATTTATCCACTACAACTAGACTCCCTGACTGGTGCTTCACCTTTGAAAGGCAATTCCAAGCAATATTatcttctacttgcacacaatcccggatccgggagcaccctcatcagtaaaaaagatgactagcataccctagcatagcgccacaagtaaatactagcatctaaatatcattaaatcacaagtccaagacaccagatgaaagattcacatcttgtgaatccagccatcatttctgatttttaaaatgttttacagggaagacactatgtatttctattagctaaccacgatagcaaaagacacaacttttttttcccaccatttttttcctgcaaattcgaccaaataaagatataaatagtcactaaccaagaaacaacttcatcagatgacagtctgataacatatttattgtatagcatatgttttgttagaaaaatgtgcatatttcaggtataaatcatagttttacattgcagccaccatcacaactctcaccaaagcaactagaataactacagagaccaacgtgaactacctaaatactcatcataaaacatttatgaaaaatacacagcgtacagcaaatgaaagacaaagatcttgtgaatccagccaatatttcagattttttaagtgttttacagcgaaaacacaatatagcattatattatcttactacaatagccaaccacacaacagcattgattcaagccaacaatagcgataacgaataaaccagcaaaatatattaattttttcactaaccttctcaagcttgcatatttagcggcacaaatcgtggttatacaatgagaatgtagccaagctgccaacaaaatgtcgggagaaatcttgggagaggcacctaatctaatcagtagctaatcataaacttgacaaaaaaatcttaatgcaaccgctgtgttagatttttaaaattaacgttactacaacataagcgtgcgttaaagcgagaccgcaccaaaattaatggcggaatagttgTTTGaaatttttcaacagaacaacgaattaacatcataaatagttcttactttttgatgagcttccatcagaatcttgggcaagttgtcctttgtacagaagaatcgttgctcggttgtagattgtcgccttcaactttggaattagcagtaaacattagccatgtggcaaagacgtgcccaactcactataacgcagcacaaagaaatatccgaaaatcgcaatatactgatataaactgatataactcggtttaaaataactacattatgatgtctttaacacctatatcgaataaaatcagagccggatatatctaaggcctataacgagagctttccagaacgccatcctgaggtctgtcttgcgtcatggcgaatgttgaaaagagtgtacCCCACGTACCaagaccatttatatggcctcagatctgcctagcaactccattccaattctcactgcttgctgacatctaggggaaggcctatgcagtgcatgtcgaccaatagaagacatgcaaattaataaactgaccctagaacagactgcctgatttcagatttctcacttcctgacaggaagtttgctccaacttgagttctgttttactcacagatataattcaaacggttttagaaactagagagtgttttctatccaatagtaataataatatgcatattgtacgagcaagaatttaatttgggaacgaaaattttacaaagtgaaaacagcaccccctattgagaaaaggttatgcGTCATAATGAAATATGATAAGTTATGAATGGCACCTGTATTGATAACAGAAGCTTAAACACAGTAGTGGTGCTTTCAGAGAATCCAGACAGGGTTGGATGTCCCAAATAACATCTTATACCCTTAAAGTATGGTCCACGGCACTCTTGTGGAACTGGGTCCTTTCTATGACTTCTGCAGTGAAACCTTTGACAATGACGACCAAAATGGTCAAGAATTTGTCCAGGTCCTAGTTATAGGCTAGCTACCTGAGCAGGTAATATGCAAAATGTTAGGGTTAACGGCTGGTTGGTCACAACTGCTGTGGATAATTATAGACTGGAGTCCCCTTTTATAGGCCCTCAGAccaatttccccccccccccaaaaaaaaaactttgagtctcaacttactgttgatagttagaataatagaatacacaaggtgcaattttgaaatttgCTCGTGCATCACCAGTCactcaactagcccatgtcatttttttttttttaggttggTAAGTTAGTGTagtggccagctatctaaacttgtagtaagcatGGTCGAATTACCGAGCGGGGTGGGGCCCATTGATCATCAGCTATcgtattaaaaactgcaaacatttgccttcaacctatggcaaaatgtgtagaattgcaggaaattagctgtaaaactgcacaATTTTATCTCCGCCCCATAGCAAAATGATTAGAAATgtagcaaacttgctttaaaactgcaacattttctctatgccccatggcaaaatgtgcagaattgcagTAAACTAACTTTAAAACAGATTATTACGAGGGGgccgctaaaatgttttgctcgcaaGTTGGaggggtatggatgtgggtacacaGACACACGAGCCACTGGGCCCCTTATGATGAGTTCGGTTTTTTAGTGGCCCCCAcacccatcaaagttgcccatccctgctgtaGATGTATGGTTTAAGGTGGGTCATCTTTAATAGAGGAGGCATTAGGATTTATGCCTGGGTTTGGTTTTAAGTGTTTTTTGAAGGAAATTCTATGGGCTAAGTTTAGGGTTCGATTATATGGCtgttatgagtgtcatctgaggtTCCCTTTCAAGTTACATGTGTGGAACGCCACTTGTAATTCTTCAACTTTTTCAGTCTGAGTGGTTTTCGGACTTGAGATCTTCACACAACATTTTA carries:
- the LOC129831008 gene encoding collectin-12-like isoform X5 encodes the protein MGSRFKGDTGDQGFPGQHGPQGERGVVEPGTKGEPGPDGSSGILGEDGAVEPKGEIGLQGLRGTEGAWERNSWRKNYRDTLQTQVLESARDRVKKVEFGAELSEGDLKLFQDEQVGQLYELMLESTKPNRQFDIQEEGFKK
- the LOC129831008 gene encoding collagen alpha-1(V) chain-like isoform X3, whose amino-acid sequence is MKERLNRLVIGVATIAADNFRKRGSRSSNQGLIQLSSPQGDQGFPGQHGPQGERGVVEPGTKGEPGPDGSSGILGEDGAVEPKGEIGLQGLRGTEGAWERNSWRKNYRDTLQTQVLESARDRVKKVEFGAELSEGDLKLFQDEQVGQLYELMLESTKPNRQFDIQEEGFKK
- the LOC129831008 gene encoding uncharacterized protein LOC129831008 isoform X7 gives rise to the protein MAQCLMCFRMTWVQGSKVTRVTRASQGSTDHREREELWSQGQRVNQDLTDPLVYLGKMERSNLRVRLVCKDCEGQRVRGKGIPGESIDYQQLRDSLQGGSEGSGSVGPVK
- the LOC129831008 gene encoding collectin-12-like isoform X4 — encoded protein: MYLDNGSVSYVFQDDMGSRFKGDTGDQGFPGQHGPQGERGVVEPGTKGEPGPDGSSGILGEDGAVEPKGEIGLQGLRGTEGAWERNSWRKNYRDTLQTQVLESARDRVKKVEFGAELSEGDLKLFQDEQVGQLYELMLESTKPNRQFDIQEEGFKK